The sequence below is a genomic window from Brevibacillus agri.
GATGGCATTGTCTCAAGAACGTAAAACTCAACTGATCCAAGAGTTCCGTACTCACGAGAACGACACCGGTTCGCCGGAAGTTCAAATCGCTATCTTGACCGAAAACATTAACAACCTGAACGGACACTTGCGTACGCACAAAAAAGATCACCACAGCCGTCGTGGTCTGTTGAAAATGGTAGGTCAACGCCGCAACCTGTTGACATACCTGCGTGAAGCAGATGTTCAACGCTATCGTTCGGTAGTAGACCGCCTGGGTCTGCGCCGCTAGTCAGCGTTTTGTAAAAAGCGGGTTCTTCCCGCTTTTTCTATCGTGTAGGAGAGCTTGGCGCTTCTTGCTGTCAGGCTCTCTGAAGCGATAACACAAAGCATGCGATACAGGCGCAATGGAATTGGCTTCAACAGAAGCTTTTTTTATTATCCAAAACGACTGCCAAAGCTCACCATTTAATTTTCACGGTGGCAGGAAATAATACATACAGGTAGAAAACAAAGTGTAGATATGCACATTGTCGCAAAGGAGGACTGCTAGCATCATGGAGCAACAATACCGTACATATGATTTTGAACTGGCAGGCCGCAAGCTGACGCTGGAATTTGGCAAAATGGCCAAACAGGCGAACGGCTCGGTTCTGGTTCGGTACGGCGATACGGCAATCCTGTCTGCAGTTACAGTCTCGAAGGAGCCGAAAGCGCTCGACTTCTTCCCGTTGACTGTCAACTATGAGGAACGTCTCTATGCGGTCGGTAAAATTCCCGGCGGCTTTATTAAAAGAGAAGGTCGCCCAAGCGAAAAAGCCATTTTGGCAAGCCGTTTGATTGACCGCCCGATCCGTCCCCTTTTTGCAGAAGGATTCCGCAACGACGTACAAATTGTCAATACTGTTCTGTCGGTTGACCAGGACTGCTCTCCGGAAATCGCCGCTATGATCGGGACGTCTGCCGCTCTATGCGTTTCCGAGATTCCGTTTGAAGGACCGATTGCCGGTGTCATCGTTGGGCGCATTGACGGCGAGTTCATCATCAACCCGACTGTGGAGCAGGCAGAAAAAAGCGATATTCACCTCGTAGTCGCAGGTACACACAAAGCGATCAACATGGTGGAAGCAGCCGCTAACCAAGTGCCAGAGTCCGTTATGCTGGAAGCGATCATGGCCGGCCATGAGGTTATCAAGCAACTGGTGGAGTTCCAAAACCAGATCGTAGCCGAAATCGGCAAAGAAAAAATGGAAGTCATCCTGCATGAAGTCGATCCGGAAATCGATCAGGCTGTGCGCGAATTTGCAGAAGCACGTCTGAAAGAAGCCGTTCGGATTGAAGAGAAGCAGGCGCGTTACGACGCGATTGACAACATCAAGGAAGAGACGAAGGAACATTTCGCTGCCAAAGATCCGGAAGCTTATCCAGAGCAGGAGAAAATGATTAGCGAAGTGCTGGGCAACATCGTCAAGGACGAAGTTCGCCGTCTCATTACAGAAGAAAAAGTTCGCCCGGATGGACGAGCTTTGAACGAAATTCGTCCGCTTTCCAGCGAGACTGGCATTTTGTCCCGCACGCACGGTTCCGCGATGTTTACCCGCGGTCAAACACAGGCGTTGAGCGTCTGCACACTGGGCGCGCTGGGCGATGTGCAAATTCTCGATGGTCTTGGACTGGAAGAATCGAAACGATTCATGCACCATTACAACTTCCCGCCTTACAGCGTAGGGGAAGCTCGTCCGCTGCGTCCTCCAGGCCGTCGCGAAATCGGGCACGGAGCGTTGGGTGAGCGTGCAATCGAGCCGATCATTCCTTCCGAGCACGAGTTCCCGTACACGATCCGCCTAGTTTCCGAAGTCATTGAGTCCAACGGCTCGACATCGCAAGCTTCCATTTGCGCGAGCGTGCTGGCTCTGATGGATGCCGGAGTACCGATCAAGGCTCCTGTAGCCGGTATCGCCATGGGCTTGATTATGAGCAAGGATGAACAGTCTTTCTCCATTTTGACAGACATCCAGGGCATGGAAGACCATTTAGGCGATATGGACTTCAAGGTAGCAGGTACCGAGGCTGGCGTAACGGCGATTCAGATGGACATCAAAATTTCCGGGATCAATCGGGAAATTTTGCAGCAAGCGCTGGAGCAAGCGCGCGAAGGTCGCCTGCACATCCTCAAGCACATGATGAGCACGATTTCCGAACCGCGCAAAGAGCTGTCTCCTTACGCGCCGAAGATTTTGACCATGACCATCAACCCGGACAAAATCCGCGATGTAATCGGCCCACAAGGTCGCGTCATCAACAAAATCATCGAAGAAACCGGCGTCAAAATCGACATCGAGCAAGATGGACGTGTGTTCATCGCTTCGATCAACCACGAAGCGAACATGCGCGCGAAGCAAATCATCGAGGACCTGGTTCGCGAGGTTGCGGTCGGCCAGATTTATCTGGGAACCGTCAAGCGCGTAGAGAAGTACGGGGCGTTCATCGAGCTGTTTGCTGGCAAGGAAGGTTTGTGTCACATCTCCCAACTGGCTGAGGAACGCGTAGCCAAGACGGAAGATGTCGTAGCAATTGGCGACAAGGTACAAGTAAAAGTAACCGAGATCGACGATCAAGGTCGCATCAACTTGTCCCGCAAAGCCGTGCTCAAGGAACAAGCGGCCGCAGCTCAGGCCGACAAGGCACCGACCCAAGCAGAATAAACGACAAACAAAAGGCTTCGTCACTCGAAGAAATTCGTGTACGGAAGCTTTTTTCTTTTGGCCAAAATGTCTAAGTCACTCGCCTCGTTCATACATTGGACAAAGAGAGACTTGTACGTACAAAGAGGAGGGCTGGCTCCACGATGGCTGAAAGAAAGAGGAGGCTGTGGGTTACGGTCTTTGTCGCAGGAGCGATGGCGCTGCTGCTGCAATACCAGCCGATCCACCAATACATCAGCTTTGTCAAAAACGATCAGGTCGTGACGGCGGAAAAAATTTTGGATGAAAAAGAGCGGTTGCGGGCCCAGATTGAGCAGTGGAAGGAAGGACGGGAGGAAGCGCCTGTCGATGCCGTCGTGGATCAGACGTGGAAAGCGATCCCTGGCTACAACGGACGCGTCGTGGACGTGGAAGCGTCCGTGGAAAAGATGCTCGCTGCCGGAGTGACCGGGCCGGAAATGCTGGTCTACAAGGAAGTTCCGCCAGCCGTCTCGCTCGATCAGCTTGGGGCGCAGCCCATCTACCGGGGAAATCCGAAGAAGCCGACCATTTCCTTCATGATTAACGTAGCCTGGGGCAATGAATACTTGGATTCGATGCTGGATACATTGGATAAGCACAAAGTGAAGACGACGTTTTTTCTGGATGGCTCGTGGGTCAAGCGCTATCCGGAAGAGGCGAAAAAAATTGCCGCGCGCGGCCATGAGATCGGCAATCACGCCTACTCGCATCCGGACATGAGCACGCTGGGGACGCAGCGCATCCACCAGGAGATCAGCCGCACACAGGACGTCATTTCCAAAACACTGGGGATCAAGCCCGCCTTGTTTGCTCCCCCTTCCGGATCGTTCAACAAGCAGGTCGTGCAAATCGCGCACGCCTCCTACCAGATGAAGACGATCATGTGGACGGCCGATACCGTGGACTGGAAAAAGCCTTCCCCAAGTTTTGTCATCAAAAAAATCAGCGGCTTGATGGGCAACGGCGTCCTTGTGCTGATGCACCCGACAGCAGCCTCAGAGGCCAGTCTGGACCAGTTGCTCACGATTGCC
It includes:
- the rpsO gene encoding 30S ribosomal protein S15, with amino-acid sequence MALSQERKTQLIQEFRTHENDTGSPEVQIAILTENINNLNGHLRTHKKDHHSRRGLLKMVGQRRNLLTYLREADVQRYRSVVDRLGLRR
- the pnp gene encoding polyribonucleotide nucleotidyltransferase, with protein sequence MEQQYRTYDFELAGRKLTLEFGKMAKQANGSVLVRYGDTAILSAVTVSKEPKALDFFPLTVNYEERLYAVGKIPGGFIKREGRPSEKAILASRLIDRPIRPLFAEGFRNDVQIVNTVLSVDQDCSPEIAAMIGTSAALCVSEIPFEGPIAGVIVGRIDGEFIINPTVEQAEKSDIHLVVAGTHKAINMVEAAANQVPESVMLEAIMAGHEVIKQLVEFQNQIVAEIGKEKMEVILHEVDPEIDQAVREFAEARLKEAVRIEEKQARYDAIDNIKEETKEHFAAKDPEAYPEQEKMISEVLGNIVKDEVRRLITEEKVRPDGRALNEIRPLSSETGILSRTHGSAMFTRGQTQALSVCTLGALGDVQILDGLGLEESKRFMHHYNFPPYSVGEARPLRPPGRREIGHGALGERAIEPIIPSEHEFPYTIRLVSEVIESNGSTSQASICASVLALMDAGVPIKAPVAGIAMGLIMSKDEQSFSILTDIQGMEDHLGDMDFKVAGTEAGVTAIQMDIKISGINREILQQALEQAREGRLHILKHMMSTISEPRKELSPYAPKILTMTINPDKIRDVIGPQGRVINKIIEETGVKIDIEQDGRVFIASINHEANMRAKQIIEDLVREVAVGQIYLGTVKRVEKYGAFIELFAGKEGLCHISQLAEERVAKTEDVVAIGDKVQVKVTEIDDQGRINLSRKAVLKEQAAAAQADKAPTQAE
- a CDS encoding polysaccharide deacetylase family protein, translated to MAERKRRLWVTVFVAGAMALLLQYQPIHQYISFVKNDQVVTAEKILDEKERLRAQIEQWKEGREEAPVDAVVDQTWKAIPGYNGRVVDVEASVEKMLAAGVTGPEMLVYKEVPPAVSLDQLGAQPIYRGNPKKPTISFMINVAWGNEYLDSMLDTLDKHKVKTTFFLDGSWVKRYPEEAKKIAARGHEIGNHAYSHPDMSTLGTQRIHQEISRTQDVISKTLGIKPALFAPPSGSFNKQVVQIAHASYQMKTIMWTADTVDWKKPSPSFVIKKISGLMGNGVLVLMHPTAASEASLDQLLTIAKQKGLHPVTVSEVLSSRRLP